The Streptomyces sp. NBC_00659 genomic interval CCTACTTCGCCGCACTCGTGGGCCAGGACTGGGCCAACTGGCAGTACAGCTACACCACCAGCAGCCCCTACAAGGTCTACTTCTTCCCTCGCCCGGCGGACGACCCGTCACCGGGCGACACCGTCACCGGCGTCCTCGACAACATCACCTGCACCTACACGGAAGGCGCCACCGCCAAACACACCAAGGTGCGGGTCGGGATGTTCAAGCTGACCCGACTCGCCGTGGCCCAGAAACTGGTCGCGCTGCAGAAGGCCGGCTGCACCGTCGACATCGTGTACTCCCAGACCGACAGCGGATCCTCAAGCGGCACCTGGGAGACACTTCACGCAACGGGCGGCCCCGCCCTACGCTGCTACAACTGGGACGACGACAACGACCCGGACACCGCCGCGCGCATCATCCACTCCAAGTACCTGCTGATCGAAGGCAAGTACGACGGCGCGACGGGCCAGAAGGTCCTGTGGACCGGCAGCCACAACTACACGGGGCCGGCTCTCACCAAGAACGACGAGACACTGTTGAAGGTCGACGGTGACGCCGACCACGACGCGTACGTCACCGACTTCAACGCGGTGAAGGCAGCAGCGGTGCCAGGGACCGCGGACAACACCAACGCCTGCAAGGGTGTCACGAGCACGCCCGAGACCTGAGCCCCGGACCAGACCGCCCAGCACCCGGCCCGGCATCACGCAAGGCCAGCATCCCTTGCGCCCTGCGCATCGCAGGCAGGATCAGCAATGATGCGTCGGCAGACACGGTCTTCCACTCGGATCACGGAGCGTAGAGAACTCTCCAT includes:
- a CDS encoding phospholipase D-like domain-containing protein; amino-acid sequence: MRLASHRTLGRLAATLVSLSLATGLQLGLADTASAAVTAGPLFNNPTGTAAEQQAIRTRLLDYIGQSPSGSSIKASVYHFWDEEVAVALADARARGVDVQVMLDESDVSDNPDDSTYGILKTALGTDLGNSSFVGLCPVKKSCLGQPSQGASINHNKFWLFSQLDGAYDVVVQTSANLTPSSYSRFWNDAYVVPNNVALYTAYGTYFAALVGQDWANWQYSYTTSSPYKVYFFPRPADDPSPGDTVTGVLDNITCTYTEGATAKHTKVRVGMFKLTRLAVAQKLVALQKAGCTVDIVYSQTDSGSSSGTWETLHATGGPALRCYNWDDDNDPDTAARIIHSKYLLIEGKYDGATGQKVLWTGSHNYTGPALTKNDETLLKVDGDADHDAYVTDFNAVKAAAVPGTADNTNACKGVTSTPET